One Acidobacteriota bacterium genomic window, GTGCGGCGGGAGGTGGTCCCAGAGCCGTTTGACGTTCAGCCCGCGCCCGCCTAGGAAGGCCCGCGCGAGGGCCTCGTCAGTGGGACGACGATGGATGGCGCCGGTGGTGAGATCGACGTGCAGGACGGTGCCGCCGTAGCTATGCACAATGTCCTGCCGGTCGGCTGGTCTGTCGATCGGGGCCGTCTGGCGGCGTCTGTCCACCCGACGCCTCAGCGTCCGGATCCCCGTAGGCCAGCGCGCCCGTGACGCAGCGCTCCACGCACGCCGGATCGCCGTCGCAGAGGTCGCAGAAGAGCGGCAGGCCGCTCAGCGGGTGAACCGACAGGAGGCCGAACGAGCAGGCATCCGCGCAGGCCGTGCAGCAGAGGCACTGTTCGGAGTCGAGCAGGATCGTGCCGGCGCTCTGGTGTCTGGCCAGTGCCGTTGTCGGACACGCTGAGACGCAGGACGCGT contains:
- a CDS encoding 4Fe-4S dicluster domain-containing protein; this encodes MKQILVREALCSGCRACEVACVARHEGRFGTASARIRVFKDESAGLDRPRVCRLCFDASCVSACPTTALARHQSAGTILLDSEQCLCCTACADACSFGLLSVHPLSGLPLFCDLCDGDPACVERCVTGALAYGDPDAEASGGQTPPDGPDRQTSRPAGHCA